One genomic segment of Aquipluma nitroreducens includes these proteins:
- a CDS encoding DUF4270 family protein produces MKTIQILSLMLILFLSVSCSISSVEDFVVGDNFIKDQTGVVMIDTLTIQSSSIKYDSIVSNSSGSFLVGSNYNYFSGYKSSNSFLTMKFDDEIEDTEFVFDSLRLVLNYNTYYAGDTTVTQTLSVYQLQEQMELTDTYLYTTSNFKCDPTPLATINLKPKPNSHKEVSIKLPSKLGNRLAQMIKSKNDTITTQDLFLKFFNGLAIKCEPNVKGAIVGFRTSDSGTTDETSTTKSTIETKPEIRLYYHKDPNPNDVHDLYYKFSFVTDGIYFNQISGDSSNSLLDGISETNNERSSKLTNKNTLLQSGIQVFTKIKIPYIDNLLKIGKNSALVGATLRLYPIKGTYSSTTLLPDTMYVYSADHRNKLINQITLPGSSTNYAYAYLTIQKDVEETVFYEIDVSGFIESELQQELETNLSLMIGYGSSAAKKTAEHVILGGANSGKYSPELNVYYYHN; encoded by the coding sequence ATGAAAACAATTCAAATTCTAAGTTTAATGCTGATACTGTTTTTGTCGGTGTCGTGCTCCATTTCGTCTGTTGAAGACTTTGTGGTGGGCGATAACTTTATTAAAGACCAAACAGGAGTTGTGATGATCGATACATTAACCATCCAAAGTTCATCAATCAAATACGATTCTATCGTCTCTAATTCTTCAGGCAGCTTTCTTGTCGGGAGTAATTACAACTATTTTTCAGGATACAAAAGTTCAAATTCATTCCTGACCATGAAGTTTGATGATGAGATTGAAGATACCGAGTTTGTCTTCGATTCGTTAAGGCTGGTACTGAATTACAACACATATTATGCAGGAGATACAACAGTAACTCAAACATTAAGTGTATATCAACTTCAGGAACAAATGGAACTTACAGACACTTATCTGTACACAACCAGCAATTTTAAATGCGACCCAACGCCATTGGCTACGATTAACCTGAAACCGAAACCCAATTCGCATAAAGAAGTCAGCATAAAACTGCCCAGCAAATTAGGTAATCGACTAGCACAAATGATTAAAAGCAAAAACGATACGATTACAACACAGGATTTATTTTTGAAATTCTTCAACGGATTGGCAATCAAATGCGAACCGAATGTAAAAGGAGCAATAGTTGGCTTCAGGACTTCAGACTCCGGAACTACAGATGAAACAAGCACTACAAAAAGCACTATCGAGACAAAGCCTGAAATCAGGTTGTACTATCATAAAGACCCAAATCCCAATGATGTACATGACCTATATTACAAATTTTCATTTGTAACTGATGGTATTTACTTCAATCAAATCTCAGGTGATTCATCAAACAGCTTACTTGATGGCATTTCGGAAACGAACAATGAACGTAGTTCGAAACTGACCAACAAAAACACACTCTTACAATCAGGTATTCAGGTCTTTACTAAAATAAAAATTCCGTATATCGATAATTTATTAAAGATTGGAAAGAACTCGGCATTAGTAGGAGCCACATTGCGATTATATCCCATAAAAGGAACATACAGCAGCACCACCCTCTTACCTGACACGATGTATGTTTATAGTGCCGATCATCGAAACAAGCTGATCAATCAAATTACTTTACCTGGCAGTAGTACCAATTATGCGTATGCCTATTTGACGATACAGAAAGATGTGGAAGAGACCGTTTTCTACGAAATTGATGTCAGCGGGTTTATTGAGTCTGAACTGCAGCAAGAACTGGAAACTAACCTTTCGCTGATGATTGGTTATGGATCGTCGGCTGCAAAGAAAACAGCGGAACATGTTATACTGGGAGGTGCAAATTCAGGGAAATATTCGCCAGAGCTTAATGTTTACTACTATCACAACTAA
- a CDS encoding Kelch repeat-containing protein translates to MKTFWTIVLGLFLLVGCNSSDDDPLGNWVKKSDFEGHPRGNSVSFVIGEKAYVGLGYNDDDDTNNGYLKDFWEYNSSTDKWNAIASFPGNGRISSVGFSINGKGYVGTGYDGDNKLKDVWEYDPATNAWTQKDDFIGGARYKAVGFALDKYGYIGTGYGDDTVDKNDFYRFDPTAASGSQWQKVQSISGSKRRGATAFTYSGKAYVCTGVNNGVALTDMYEYDPTADTWTKKIDLDDDSDWTIVRQNASSFVLDDKAYVFLGENSSTLSTVWQYDFAKDTWVDMSDFEGSARTNAVAFTVGTKAIVATGQSGSYYLDDVWEWRPYEESDTDD, encoded by the coding sequence ATGAAAACGTTTTGGACAATAGTATTAGGATTGTTCCTGTTGGTTGGATGTAACAGCAGTGATGATGATCCACTGGGAAACTGGGTCAAAAAATCGGATTTTGAAGGACACCCCCGGGGAAATTCCGTTAGTTTTGTAATTGGCGAGAAGGCTTATGTTGGATTGGGTTACAATGACGATGATGATACCAATAATGGGTATTTGAAAGACTTTTGGGAATATAATTCTTCAACGGATAAATGGAACGCAATAGCTTCTTTCCCTGGTAATGGACGTATTTCTTCTGTAGGGTTTTCGATTAACGGGAAGGGTTATGTAGGAACAGGTTATGACGGAGATAACAAGCTAAAAGACGTTTGGGAATATGACCCAGCAACAAATGCCTGGACTCAGAAAGACGATTTTATAGGAGGGGCACGTTACAAAGCTGTTGGTTTTGCACTTGATAAATATGGATACATTGGTACTGGTTATGGCGATGATACAGTTGATAAAAATGATTTTTATCGTTTTGATCCAACAGCAGCAAGCGGAAGCCAATGGCAAAAGGTACAAAGTATTAGTGGATCGAAACGACGAGGCGCAACTGCGTTTACCTATAGTGGTAAAGCTTATGTTTGTACCGGAGTGAATAACGGCGTGGCTCTTACTGACATGTACGAATATGATCCGACAGCCGATACCTGGACCAAGAAAATTGATTTGGACGATGATTCGGATTGGACAATTGTTCGTCAAAATGCTTCCTCATTTGTATTGGATGATAAAGCGTATGTCTTTTTAGGCGAGAATTCAAGCACTCTGAGTACTGTTTGGCAATATGACTTTGCAAAAGATACCTGGGTTGATATGTCTGACTTTGAAGGATCGGCCCGGACCAACGCAGTTGCTTTTACTGTAGGTACTAAAGCAATTGTGGCAACTGGTCAATCGGGAAGTTATTATCTCGATGATGTTTGGGAATGGAGACCATACGAAGAATCAGATACTGATGACTAA
- the carB gene encoding carbamoyl-phosphate synthase (glutamine-hydrolyzing) large subunit, whose protein sequence is MINKDIKKVIVLGSGALKIGEAGEFDYSGSQALKALKEENVETILINPNIATIQTSEDIADRIYFLPVTPFFVEQVIVKEKPDGILLAFGGQTALNCGVALFKGGILEKYNVKVVGTPVQSIIDTEDREIFAGKLAEIDVKTPRSIACLNMEEAFAAVKIVGYPIIIRAAYTLGGLGSGFCANDEELESLASKAFTYSPQILVEESIKGWKEVEYEVVRDRFNNCITVCNMENFDPLGIHTGESIVVAPSQTLSNSEYHKLRALAIKIIRHIGIVGECNVQYALDPHSEDYRVIEVNARLSRSSALASKATGYPLAFVAAKLGLGYGLHQLNNQVTKVTTAAFEPALDYIVCKIPRWDLNKFSGVSKNLGSSMKSVGEIMSIGRSFEEAIQKGIRMVGIGMHGFVANKEEITIEQIDEELIHPTDRRIFAIAEAFNKGYSVDDIYEKTKIDRWFLQKLQNIHVTKNKLEAVNSLPALDDSLLLQAKKEGYSDFQIARLVLKSSNKAINQDLLTVRDWRKSKNILPSVKQIDTLAGEYPAQTNYLYLTYNGNEHDVEFQHDDKSVIVLGSGAYRIGSSVEFDWCSVNAITTIHKEGYRSIMINYNPETVSTDYDTCDRLYFDELTFERVMDIVDLEAPKGLVLSMGGQIPNNLAMKLHRQNVPILGTSPLNIDRAEDRQKFSSLCDKIGIDQPRWSELTSIEDIYTFVDEVGFPVLIRPSYVLSGAAMNVVSNKDQLQHFLTLAANVSKEHPVVVSEFIEQAKEIEIDAVAKNGEVVAYAISEHVEFAGVHSGDATIVFPPQKLYVETIRRIKKIARQIAKELNISGPFNMQLLAKDNDIKVIECNLRASRSFPFVSKVMKYNLIEIATQVMLDAPFQTPDKSLFELDYVGVKAAQFSFARLLNADPVLGVDMSSTGEVGCIGENYYEAILKSMLSVGYSIPKKNILISSGETRSKIELLASARMLSERGFNLFATGGTQQFLADNGIASTRLYWPDETDKHPNTLEYIKDKKIDLVINIPKDHTTREITNGYTIRRSAIDYSIPLITNARVASAFIYAFCKYGIEDLSIKSWDEYKD, encoded by the coding sequence ATGATAAATAAAGACATTAAAAAAGTAATCGTACTGGGGTCAGGAGCGCTGAAAATTGGTGAGGCCGGTGAGTTCGACTACTCTGGATCGCAGGCGCTGAAAGCCCTGAAGGAAGAGAATGTGGAAACCATTCTGATCAATCCGAATATTGCGACTATCCAGACTTCGGAAGACATTGCCGACCGGATTTATTTCCTTCCGGTAACTCCGTTTTTTGTGGAGCAGGTTATTGTAAAAGAAAAACCTGATGGCATTTTGCTGGCTTTTGGTGGACAAACTGCGCTGAATTGCGGCGTTGCACTTTTTAAAGGCGGAATTCTGGAAAAATACAATGTAAAAGTGGTTGGAACTCCGGTACAGTCGATTATCGATACCGAAGACCGTGAAATATTTGCTGGAAAACTGGCCGAAATCGATGTGAAAACTCCTCGAAGTATTGCCTGTTTGAATATGGAAGAAGCTTTCGCAGCGGTTAAAATTGTTGGCTATCCGATTATCATCCGGGCTGCCTATACGTTGGGTGGATTGGGAAGCGGTTTCTGTGCCAACGACGAAGAACTGGAATCGCTGGCATCAAAAGCATTCACGTATTCGCCTCAGATTTTGGTTGAAGAGTCTATCAAAGGCTGGAAAGAAGTTGAATACGAAGTTGTTCGCGACAGGTTCAACAACTGTATCACGGTGTGTAACATGGAAAACTTCGATCCGCTGGGAATTCATACCGGCGAAAGTATCGTGGTTGCTCCATCGCAAACCTTATCGAATTCAGAATACCACAAGTTGCGTGCACTGGCCATCAAGATTATCCGTCACATCGGAATCGTAGGCGAGTGTAACGTACAATATGCACTCGATCCGCACTCTGAAGATTACCGCGTGATTGAGGTAAACGCCCGTCTGTCGCGCTCTTCAGCGCTGGCATCGAAAGCAACTGGTTATCCACTGGCTTTTGTGGCTGCCAAATTAGGGCTGGGCTACGGCTTGCATCAACTGAATAATCAGGTAACCAAAGTGACTACAGCAGCTTTCGAGCCTGCACTCGACTATATTGTTTGTAAAATTCCACGCTGGGACTTAAATAAATTTTCCGGAGTATCGAAAAACCTTGGGAGTTCGATGAAGTCGGTGGGCGAAATCATGTCGATTGGTCGCTCTTTCGAAGAAGCCATTCAGAAAGGTATCCGGATGGTTGGAATCGGAATGCATGGTTTTGTAGCCAACAAAGAAGAAATTACTATTGAGCAGATTGATGAGGAACTGATTCACCCTACAGATCGCAGAATCTTCGCGATTGCCGAGGCTTTCAATAAAGGTTATTCGGTGGATGATATTTACGAAAAAACCAAGATCGACCGTTGGTTCCTGCAAAAATTACAGAACATTCATGTCACAAAAAATAAACTTGAAGCAGTAAATTCACTTCCTGCATTGGACGATTCATTATTGCTTCAGGCTAAAAAAGAAGGATATTCCGATTTCCAGATTGCCCGTTTGGTGCTGAAGTCGTCGAACAAAGCGATTAATCAGGATTTGCTTACGGTACGTGACTGGCGTAAAAGCAAAAACATTCTGCCTTCGGTTAAGCAAATTGATACGCTGGCAGGTGAATATCCGGCACAAACCAATTACCTGTACCTGACTTACAACGGAAACGAACACGATGTGGAATTTCAGCACGATGATAAATCGGTGATTGTTTTGGGTTCTGGCGCTTACCGTATCGGGAGTTCGGTTGAGTTCGACTGGTGTAGCGTAAATGCGATTACCACCATTCACAAAGAAGGTTACCGTTCAATCATGATCAATTACAATCCGGAGACTGTGAGTACTGATTACGATACTTGCGACCGGCTTTATTTTGACGAACTAACTTTCGAGCGAGTGATGGATATTGTTGATCTGGAAGCTCCTAAAGGCTTGGTACTCTCAATGGGAGGTCAAATTCCAAACAACCTCGCCATGAAATTGCACCGGCAGAATGTACCCATTTTGGGAACATCGCCATTGAATATCGACCGTGCCGAAGACCGCCAAAAATTCAGTTCGTTATGCGATAAAATTGGCATCGATCAGCCACGTTGGTCTGAATTAACAAGTATTGAAGACATTTACACGTTTGTTGATGAAGTAGGTTTCCCGGTGTTGATTCGTCCATCATATGTGCTTTCAGGAGCAGCAATGAACGTGGTTTCGAATAAAGATCAGTTGCAGCATTTCCTGACTTTGGCCGCCAATGTGTCGAAAGAACATCCGGTTGTGGTTTCAGAATTTATTGAGCAGGCGAAAGAAATCGAGATTGATGCCGTGGCTAAAAATGGCGAAGTGGTGGCTTATGCGATTTCGGAACACGTTGAATTTGCCGGAGTTCATTCGGGCGATGCAACCATCGTTTTTCCTCCGCAGAAATTATATGTTGAAACGATTCGTCGTATTAAAAAGATTGCACGTCAGATTGCCAAGGAACTCAACATTTCCGGGCCTTTCAACATGCAGCTGCTGGCAAAGGATAATGACATCAAAGTGATTGAATGTAATCTTCGGGCATCGCGTAGTTTCCCGTTTGTGTCGAAGGTGATGAAATACAACCTGATTGAAATTGCGACTCAGGTTATGCTCGATGCCCCGTTCCAGACTCCTGACAAATCGCTGTTCGAACTGGATTATGTGGGCGTGAAAGCCGCTCAATTCTCCTTTGCCCGTCTGCTGAATGCTGACCCCGTTTTGGGGGTTGACATGTCGTCGACCGGCGAAGTAGGTTGCATCGGTGAAAATTACTACGAAGCCATTTTGAAATCGATGCTTTCTGTTGGTTATTCCATTCCGAAGAAAAACATTCTGATTTCTTCGGGAGAAACCCGCTCGAAAATCGAATTGCTGGCAAGCGCCAGAATGTTGTCGGAACGCGGATTTAACCTTTTTGCAACTGGCGGAACACAGCAGTTCCTGGCTGATAACGGCATTGCATCGACTCGTTTGTACTGGCCTGACGAAACCGACAAACATCCGAATACACTGGAATACATCAAGGACAAGAAAATTGATCTGGTGATCAATATTCCGAAAGATCATACTACCCGTGAAATCACCAACGGATACACCATTCGCCGCAGTGCGATCGATTATAGCATTCCGCTCATCACCAATGCCCGTGTTGCAAGTGCGTTTATTTATGCTTTCTGCAAATACGGAATTGAAGATTTGTCGATTAAAAGCTGGGACGAATACAAAGATTAA
- a CDS encoding aminopeptidase: MKSKKTLAVIICLVSFLFVSNAQPLADMGKAENEALAQKLVNQCANIHEGEFVLVSGGMRDLELLEDIAINVGKKGAYPILTIGSDRLTRRWVTEVPVKYDSRTPELDLKLFGFITAVISVDYGETIGLLSDIPAERFVARGKAYEPVNDLVAKRNVKGVNLGNGLYPTEPSARQFGLTLKELSDLFWEGVNVDYTKLEATGKSVQSTLAGGNEVVLTNPNGTNLKLNIEKRQVIVSDGVLSVEDLKGGYATSQVFLPAGEAYVSPVPGTAEGTVVVDRQFFQDKEIVGLTLTFKAGKLISMTAKSGLEPLQKMYDAAGPGKEDFAFIDLGINPNVTLKPGSKLVAWMPAGMVTIGIGNNVWAGGDNKSPYSMASFLPGSTLKVDGKVLVENGVLKN, from the coding sequence ATGAAATCAAAAAAGACTTTAGCAGTTATTATTTGTTTAGTAAGCTTTTTATTTGTTTCAAATGCACAGCCATTGGCTGACATGGGCAAGGCCGAAAATGAAGCTTTGGCCCAGAAACTGGTCAACCAATGTGCGAATATTCACGAAGGTGAATTTGTTCTGGTATCGGGAGGCATGCGCGATTTGGAATTGTTGGAAGATATTGCGATCAATGTGGGTAAGAAAGGTGCTTATCCGATTTTGACCATCGGGAGCGACCGGTTGACGCGGCGGTGGGTTACGGAAGTGCCGGTAAAATATGATTCGCGAACTCCTGAACTTGATTTAAAACTATTTGGTTTTATCACTGCCGTAATCAGCGTGGACTATGGCGAAACCATCGGATTATTGTCTGATATTCCGGCTGAGAGATTTGTTGCAAGAGGCAAAGCTTATGAACCGGTGAATGATTTGGTCGCCAAGCGAAACGTAAAGGGCGTGAATTTAGGGAACGGACTTTATCCGACTGAACCCAGTGCCAGGCAGTTTGGCCTCACCTTAAAGGAGTTATCTGATTTGTTCTGGGAAGGCGTTAATGTAGATTACACCAAACTAGAAGCAACCGGAAAGTCGGTGCAGTCAACACTTGCTGGTGGAAATGAAGTTGTGCTGACTAACCCAAATGGAACCAACCTGAAATTGAACATTGAGAAACGGCAGGTTATTGTTAGCGATGGTGTTCTTTCGGTTGAAGACCTGAAGGGAGGGTATGCAACTTCGCAGGTTTTTCTTCCTGCGGGAGAGGCCTATGTATCGCCGGTTCCGGGCACTGCCGAAGGAACTGTTGTAGTTGACCGCCAATTCTTTCAGGATAAAGAAATTGTTGGACTTACCCTGACATTTAAAGCTGGTAAACTTATTTCCATGACAGCCAAATCGGGACTTGAGCCACTCCAGAAGATGTACGATGCAGCCGGGCCAGGTAAAGAAGATTTTGCTTTTATTGATTTGGGAATAAACCCGAACGTGACTTTAAAACCAGGCAGTAAACTGGTTGCCTGGATGCCGGCAGGCATGGTTACCATTGGTATTGGTAACAATGTATGGGCTGGTGGTGATAATAAATCTCCCTATTCAATGGCTTCTTTTTTGCCTGGAAGCACTTTGAAAGTGGATGGAAAGGTTCTTGTTGAAAATGGAGTATTGAAAAATTAA
- a CDS encoding sensor histidine kinase, producing MRKIYKSLQFIKNIRQEQWVLFFVHLSIWLMLFVAFSIFSLRRNESMPVFMVLLYFYGFLLFYLNYFFLTPRFLLPKKYLAFSLSILVIVLFSLFVIDPLIHRLSVNDFIRNAPPEFKTLPPFDKFPGKEPRDNRFFSPMMSPGMFFLLFAFLTFSSSVRIFQKLKREEDINQRYQHEKLNAELMLLRQQVNPHFLFNSLNNIHSLANRKSDLTSEAIMKLSSILRYMLSENPSSEIPVSREIAMIENYIDLQKLWMKNAIKVDLVVENVKENHYIEPFILNPLVENAFKYGALPGIESVISIHLRIIDDWLHVQISNPVLREKLSAAGSMGIGVNNVIRRLELCYPGNYKMENNRIGDMYQINLSMKLKSNELYSN from the coding sequence ATGAGGAAAATCTACAAGTCGTTACAATTTATTAAAAATATCAGGCAAGAGCAGTGGGTTCTTTTTTTTGTGCACCTGTCAATCTGGTTAATGCTGTTTGTGGCTTTTTCAATATTCTCGCTTCGCCGGAATGAAAGTATGCCTGTGTTTATGGTTCTGTTGTATTTCTATGGATTTCTACTTTTTTACTTGAATTATTTTTTTCTAACGCCCCGTTTTTTGTTGCCCAAAAAGTATTTAGCCTTTTCGCTTTCAATTTTGGTAATCGTCTTGTTTTCTTTATTCGTGATCGATCCTTTGATTCATCGATTGTCGGTTAATGATTTTATAAGAAATGCACCACCCGAATTTAAAACGCTGCCACCTTTTGATAAATTTCCAGGTAAAGAGCCGAGAGATAATCGATTTTTTTCTCCGATGATGTCGCCGGGAATGTTTTTCTTATTGTTTGCATTTCTGACTTTCTCATCTTCGGTGCGTATTTTTCAGAAATTAAAGAGAGAGGAAGACATTAATCAGCGTTACCAACACGAAAAACTAAATGCCGAACTGATGTTGCTGCGACAACAAGTCAATCCACATTTCTTGTTTAACTCATTGAATAACATTCATTCGCTTGCCAATCGAAAGTCGGATCTGACTTCGGAAGCCATCATGAAACTTTCGTCAATTCTGCGCTATATGTTGAGCGAAAATCCAAGCAGTGAGATTCCGGTTTCCCGGGAGATTGCCATGATTGAAAACTACATTGACCTTCAGAAGTTGTGGATGAAAAATGCCATTAAGGTTGATCTGGTTGTCGAAAATGTGAAGGAGAACCATTATATCGAACCTTTTATCTTAAATCCTTTGGTCGAAAATGCCTTTAAATACGGAGCATTACCCGGAATAGAATCTGTTATTTCCATTCATTTAAGAATAATAGACGATTGGTTGCATGTTCAAATAAGCAATCCGGTTTTACGCGAAAAATTAAGCGCTGCCGGGAGTATGGGGATCGGCGTAAACAATGTGATCCGCCGACTGGAATTGTGTTATCCGGGTAATTACAAAATGGAAAACAACCGCATAGGAGATATGTATCAGATCAACCTATCAATGAAACTCAAAAGCAATGAACTGTATAGCAATTGA